CAAAGATCCCCGTTAAAATTTCCAAAGTAGATAATCAGCTGATAATTCAATCATACAAACGCAAGAAAAGAGATTATTCAATAATCAATACGACCTATTCTCATATCAAAAATATGATTCGAGGCGTGACAAAGGGCTATACCTATAGGTTGAAGATCGTTTACGCACACTTCCCAGTATCGGTCAAGGTCAAAGGTAAAGAGGTGTACATAGAGAATTTTTATGGAGAGAGGGCCCCTCGTGTAGCGAAGATCGTGGGCGATTGCCAAGTCTCTATAGAAGGGGAGGATGTAGTAGTGAGGGGGGTTTCTAAAGAAGATGTAGGGCAGACAGCCGCCAATATAGAGTTAGCGACAAGAGTTAAGAGAAAGGATCCAAGGGTGTTTTTGGATGGAATCTACATCTACGCAAAAGAATGAAGTAGGTAAAGTAGATAAAGTAGAGAGAGGATCTTCTAGTAAGGTTGCGGAGAAGGTAGAGGAGGCTCTAAAAGTTAGTGAACGATCAAAACCGAGTGAGCGGATAAAGGAAGCTTTAAAGTTAAGGGAAATGATCAAGAGCAAAAAGCCCGAGTTCGTCAGACAAGAGTCGTGGAGGTATAAGAGGATTAAAGAGTCATGGAGAAGGCCTAAAGGTATCGATAACAAGATGAGGAAGAAAGTTAAAGGATGGCCAAAGATCGTCCGAATAGGTTATAGAGGGCCTGTCGAAGCACGTGGATTACACCCATCTGGGTTAAGAGACGTGCTTGTGCACAACCCTAAAGAATTGGAGAACCTTAACCCCGAAACCGATGGTGCGCGCATCGCATCTTCGGTAGGTTTAAAGAAGAGGATTCAAATTATTCAGAGGGCGAAAGAGTTAGGTATTAGAGTCTTTAATCCACATATCGAAAAAGTAGAGTAAGGTGGTTAAGGTGGATTTAAAGGCTCAAAAGCGAATGGCGGCAGAGGTTCTAAAAGTGGGCGTGAATCGAGTAAGGTTCGATCCAGAAAGTCTGGATCGTATCAGTGACTCAATTACGAGAGAGAGTATCCGTAATTTAATAAAAGAGGGTGTGATCTGGGCTGCGCCTGTAAAAGGTATTTCACGAGGACGAGTGAGGGCCAGAGCGGGCAGGCGCCAAAATGCGGGATCGAGAAAGGGTGCGGCAGGTGCTAGACAAGGTAAGAAGGAGCTTTGGGTGAAGAGGGTAAGAGCGTTACGTCGATATTTAAAGTTAGCAAAGGAGAGGGGGGAGATCGATAAAGATTCGTTCAATAAACTCTACGCTCACATAAAGGGCGGTCGATTCAAAACATTAAGACAATTAAAAGAAGCCATCAAGAAGGAGGTTAAAGTGTGATGGTTAAGCCACGTTATATACCTAAATTAAGGAGGAAGACAGATTATAGAAAGAGAAAGGCTGCGGTAATGAGCCGTAAGCCACTCCTTTGTGTTCGGATCAGTAACGAAAATACACTCGTTCAGTATATATTACCGAGTATCGGTGGAGATAGGGTATTGGCGTCTGCGCATTCTCGTCAACTACTAAAGTATGGATGGAAAGGTTCGAGGAATAATTCACCAGCCGTGTATCTAACGAGTTTGTTGGCAAGTTATAGAGCATTAAAGGCTGGTGTGAAGGATGCGATCCTATACACTGGTTTACATCCTTATGTTCATGGTTCTCGATTAGGTGCTGCAGTTAGAGGGGCATTGGATGCGGGTATCTCAATACCTACCGATGAAGAAAGTTTACCCTCCAAAGAGAGGATCAAGGGTGAACATATCGCTAAATATGCGAAGTATCTGATGGAGAACGATCCTATCCGTTACCGTACGATCTTCTCACGATTATTAGCGGAAGGATTTAAACCAGAAGATTATCCAAAACACTTTGAAGAAGTCCGGAATTTGATCGTTAGTAAAATGGGGTGAAGAAGTATGGAAAGTGCTAAAGTCGAACAACCGGTGTGGACTCCAAGGACAAAGTTAGGCATGATGGTCGCTGAGGGTAAAATCACTTCATTAGAGCAGATATTTGAAAATGGGTGGAGAATCAAAGAGCCCATGATCGTTAAAACCCTCCTTCCAGACTTAAAGACATCTGTCGTGGGTGTTGGAATCGTGCAGAAGCAGACCGATGCAGGAGAGATTACCAGATTTAGCGCGGTGGTAGCGGTTGGTAATGAGAATGGATGGTTAGGCGTAGGCAAAGGTAAAGCATCACATATGCGTATCGCTATCGAAAAAGCGACCAATGAAGCTCTATTAAATATCATCCCGGTCAGACTGGGTTGTGGAAGTTGGGAGTGTAGATGTGGCAATCCTCACTCCATACCCTATAAAGTGGAGGGTAAAAGTGGTAGTGTGAGGGTTGTATTGATCCCCGGACCTAGGGGGTTGGGCTTAGTCGCTGGAGAGAGTGTGAAGAACCTACTCAAATTGGCCGGTGTGAAGGATGTCTGGAGTAGAACTTATGGATCGACAAGTACTATATCATCCATCGCCAGTGCGGTCTATGAAGCTTTAAAACAGACGTACCGTTTTCCACTTGCCACGAGTTGATCGTTTTGAGCAAAGCTATTTTAGTCGTACGTATTAAGGGGACGATAAATATCCCCCATCCTATCGAGCGAA
The Nitrososphaerales archaeon DNA segment above includes these coding regions:
- a CDS encoding 50S ribosomal protein L19e gives rise to the protein MDLKAQKRMAAEVLKVGVNRVRFDPESLDRISDSITRESIRNLIKEGVIWAAPVKGISRGRVRARAGRRQNAGSRKGAAGARQGKKELWVKRVRALRRYLKLAKERGEIDKDSFNKLYAHIKGGRFKTLRQLKEAIKKEVKV
- a CDS encoding 50S ribosomal protein L18: MVKPRYIPKLRRKTDYRKRKAAVMSRKPLLCVRISNENTLVQYILPSIGGDRVLASAHSRQLLKYGWKGSRNNSPAVYLTSLLASYRALKAGVKDAILYTGLHPYVHGSRLGAAVRGALDAGISIPTDEESLPSKERIKGEHIAKYAKYLMENDPIRYRTIFSRLLAEGFKPEDYPKHFEEVRNLIVSKMG
- a CDS encoding 50S ribosomal protein L32e, producing the protein MESTSTQKNEVGKVDKVERGSSSKVAEKVEEALKVSERSKPSERIKEALKLREMIKSKKPEFVRQESWRYKRIKESWRRPKGIDNKMRKKVKGWPKIVRIGYRGPVEARGLHPSGLRDVLVHNPKELENLNPETDGARIASSVGLKKRIQIIQRAKELGIRVFNPHIEKVE
- a CDS encoding 30S ribosomal protein S5; translated protein: MESAKVEQPVWTPRTKLGMMVAEGKITSLEQIFENGWRIKEPMIVKTLLPDLKTSVVGVGIVQKQTDAGEITRFSAVVAVGNENGWLGVGKGKASHMRIAIEKATNEALLNIIPVRLGCGSWECRCGNPHSIPYKVEGKSGSVRVVLIPGPRGLGLVAGESVKNLLKLAGVKDVWSRTYGSTSTISSIASAVYEALKQTYRFPLATS
- a CDS encoding 50S ribosomal protein L6, which gives rise to KIPVKISKVDNQLIIQSYKRKKRDYSIINTTYSHIKNMIRGVTKGYTYRLKIVYAHFPVSVKVKGKEVYIENFYGERAPRVAKIVGDCQVSIEGEDVVVRGVSKEDVGQTAANIELATRVKRKDPRVFLDGIYIYAKE